A single genomic interval of Polaribacter vadi harbors:
- a CDS encoding sigma-54-dependent transcriptional regulator produces the protein MQLRKENILIVDDDVHILELLQRHLHSWNYHTYKAISVKEAVSILKDTQIDLLITDLKMPEIDGFELIKFVSEHYPNLPKLVVTGYPSVQDSLAAIKAGVVDYLTKPFTKNELETAVTTSLKNQLLSETDVNSSEENNSKSYGEIIGNSEKINNVIQIIERVKNNKATIFIKGESGTGKELVARAIHYKGKFAKAPFIAVNCGGIPENLLEAELFGYTKGAFTGADKDRDGFFQAANGGTIFLDEIGNAPLNVQARLLRVLQEKEVVKIGAQKPKKIDVRIIAATNSDLKAMIAKQTFREDLFYRLTVVEINIAPLRDRKEDIKPLVDKFLFKYGLEYKDRFIKIEPAVLNILERYNWPGNIRELENIIQRAVIMCDKTIEVQHLPDTLKHNINFPDERLVSLKEFEKKYIQKVLNATNNNKTKAAEILGITRKTLSHKLDN, from the coding sequence ATGCAATTAAGAAAAGAAAATATTTTAATTGTAGATGATGATGTACATATTTTAGAATTATTACAACGTCATTTACATTCTTGGAATTATCATACCTACAAAGCAATTTCTGTAAAAGAAGCTGTTAGTATTTTAAAAGATACACAAATAGATTTGCTAATTACAGATTTAAAAATGCCAGAAATAGATGGTTTTGAGTTGATTAAATTTGTTTCCGAACATTATCCTAATTTACCCAAATTAGTAGTTACAGGCTATCCTTCTGTGCAAGATTCTTTAGCTGCAATAAAAGCGGGTGTTGTAGATTACTTAACAAAACCATTTACCAAAAATGAGTTAGAAACTGCTGTAACTACTTCTTTAAAAAATCAACTTTTGTCTGAAACTGATGTAAATTCATCCGAAGAAAATAACAGTAAAAGTTATGGTGAAATTATAGGTAATTCAGAAAAAATAAATAACGTAATTCAAATTATTGAGCGTGTAAAAAATAACAAAGCAACCATATTTATTAAAGGCGAAAGTGGCACAGGTAAAGAACTCGTTGCAAGAGCTATACATTATAAAGGTAAGTTTGCCAAAGCTCCATTTATTGCTGTAAATTGTGGTGGCATTCCAGAAAACCTGCTAGAAGCAGAATTATTTGGCTACACAAAAGGGGCTTTTACTGGCGCAGATAAAGATCGAGATGGTTTTTTTCAAGCAGCAAATGGAGGAACTATTTTTTTAGATGAAATTGGCAATGCTCCTTTAAATGTGCAGGCTAGATTATTACGTGTTTTACAAGAAAAAGAAGTTGTAAAAATTGGTGCACAAAAACCAAAAAAAATTGATGTGCGAATTATTGCAGCAACCAATAGCGATTTAAAAGCAATGATTGCAAAACAAACTTTTAGAGAAGATTTATTTTACAGATTAACAGTTGTTGAAATAAATATTGCTCCTTTAAGAGATCGTAAAGAAGATATTAAACCTTTAGTAGATAAATTTTTATTTAAATATGGACTTGAATATAAAGACAGATTCATTAAAATTGAACCAGCTGTTTTAAATATTTTAGAACGTTATAATTGGCCTGGAAACATCCGAGAATTAGAAAATATAATTCAACGTGCAGTAATTATGTGCGATAAAACAATTGAAGTTCAGCATTTACCAGACACTTTAAAGCATAATATTAATTTTCCTGATGAAAGATTAGTTTCATTAAAAGAGTTTG